In Luteimonas viscosa, the following proteins share a genomic window:
- a CDS encoding response regulator has translation MRQISVLLVDDHAGFISAAMRHFRRLPWLTVAGTAGNGVEAIAQCEVLRPDVVLMDLAMPEMGGLQATRLIKAQDNPPYIVITSHFDDGEHREHALRAGADAFVSKLAYIHEVLPLLEALAGAGGNGNDTEASA, from the coding sequence ATGCGACAGATTTCGGTACTGCTGGTCGACGACCATGCCGGCTTCATCTCCGCGGCCATGCGCCACTTCCGGCGCCTGCCCTGGCTGACCGTGGCCGGCACCGCCGGCAACGGCGTCGAGGCCATCGCCCAGTGCGAGGTGCTGCGCCCGGACGTGGTGCTGATGGACCTGGCCATGCCAGAAATGGGCGGCCTGCAGGCCACGCGCCTGATCAAGGCCCAGGACAACCCGCCCTACATCGTCATCACCAGCCACTTCGACGACGGCGAGCACCGCGAGCACGCGCTGCGCGCCGGCGCCGACGCCTTCGTCAGCAAGCTGGCCTACATCCACGAAGTGCTGCCGCTGCTCGAGGCCCTCGCCGGCGCCGGCGGCAACGGCAACGACACGGAGGCCTCGGCATGA